The genomic interval TGCGCCATCAACATGGTATTCGCGTGGATGTTCCTGACGGAGACGCACACCGGCTCGGCGCGCGACGGGAGCGGAAAGAAGCCGGCGCGCTCGCGGGAGCTGGTGCGCAACGTCCTGGCGCGCCCGGGCGAGCCGGCGCCGCGGCTCATCTGGATCTACGCTATCGGCATGGGGGCGTTCGCCGGGTTCAGCTCCATCCTGGCGCTGTTCATGGCCGTGCGCTTCGGGGTGACGGAAAAGACCATCGGCTACGTCTTTCTGTGGAACGGCACCATCAGCGTGATCGCGCGCGCGCTGCTGCTGGGGCGGCTGGTGGACCGGCTAGGCGAGGCGCGGCTGGCGCGGCTCGGGCAGATGCTGCTGGGCGCGGGGCTGCTGCTCATCCCCCTCACCTGGCGCGTGGCGGGCGGCACGGAGGTCGATCCCCCGGGCGGGGCGTGGAGCATCCCGCTGGACGTGCGGTGGCTGGTGACCGGGGGCGCGCTTCTGCTGCTGGCGGTGTCCACGTGGGCCACGCGCAAGGTGGAGATGGGCGACCGCGTGCGGCTGGTGGGCTTTCTGGCGCTGCTGTGCGCGGCCGCGGTGATGGTGGTGGTGTGGCAGCATCCCGCGCCGCTGAACGCGGGGCTGCCGGACCACTTTCCGCTGCAGTACCGCTTCGTGGTGCTGGCCCTGACCATCACCCTGGTGCCGCTGGGGACGGCGTTCACCTTTCCCTGCGTGACGGCGCTGCTGTCGCGGGTGATCGACGCGCGCGAGCGGGGGGTGACCATGGGCGTGCAGCAGAGCTTTGGCGGCGCCGCGCGGGTGATTTCGCCGCTGTGGGCGGGGTGGGCGTTCGACCACCTGGGCACGCCGTACCCGTTCTGGACGAGCGCGGTGCTGGTGCTGGGGACGCTGTTCCTGACCTTTGGCATCGATCCGGCCAGCGGGCGCGAGGCTCCGGTGACGAAGAGCGTGTAACCCTTCGGACGCGCCCGATCCGGTTGGCACACCCGAGTGTCTGCGCTCTGCCGCGCACTCGGCCTTGGGCACCTGGCACTTCGTCCGTTCCTCACGCACTCACGCACTCACGCACCCAGCACTCACGCACTGCTTTTGGGCGTGCCCCTCCGCTGCGCTCCGGGTCGGGCTTCGCGCGCCGTAGGCAACGATACAGCTGTTGCCAACGGCGCCGAGCCCCCGGTTCGCGCCAGGGTTGATCTCGTCGAGCGGAGCCGATGCACGCGCGAACCGGGTTCTCGGCCCTCCGGGCGCGAATCCCTCACGCGAGAAACGCGCGTCGCGCTTCGGGCCGGGCGGCGCCCGACGAGGTTGATTGTCACGCGCCTCGCCGTCCTGCGTGCGGGGCGTTTCGTTCCGGATGGAGACCCCTCATCCGCGGACCGATGGCCCGCGAGCATCGCGACAGACAAACGGGCGGTGCGGCTGATCAGCCGCACCGCCCGTTTTCCATCCTCCGCACGACCGCCGTTACAGGATCAGCGGCTCGCGCCTGCCGCCCAGCGAGCGGCGGCGGTGCGTTTCCGTGGACGGATAGTAGTCGAAGCGCGACAGGTTGAACCCGTCCGTGTCATCCACTTCCACATACGCGACCGCATCGGCGTCCGCGTGGCGCGGGGCGGCGTAGGCCGCGCGCGGCGCCGGATGGGCTTCGGCGCGGCGGTGCCTGCGGACGCTGGCGACCTTGGCCGCCAGCAGCCCCACGCCGAACGCCATCCCCGCGGCGAGGTACACCTTGTCGCGATCCACCACCGGCGGCGGGACGCTCACGATGCCGCGCTCGTCCGTCACGGCCGGGTTGTTCACGTACCGCCCGTGCGCCGGAACGGCGACGTCCCGGAACTCCAGCGCCAGCGTCTTGAGCTCCTCGCGCAGCTGCGGGCCGCTGAGCGGAATGCCGTGGCCGGTGACGGCGATCTCCGGCTCCAGCATGGCCAGCGCCTGCACCGACAGCTCCGAGGCGGCCCAGTCCGGCGTGTAGTACATGGGCGGCCCGTTCACCTCCGGCGTCTGCTCCAGCACGTACGTCAGCGCCTCCTGCCGCGTGGTGACGAACGCGTCGCCGGCGACCAGCGTGCGGTCCGCGTCGCGAAAGAGCGAGACGTGGCCGGCCGTGTGCCCCGGCGTGTGAATCCACCGCCATCCCGGCATTCCCGGCACCGAGCCGTCCGCGGGCAGCGGCTGCACCCGGCTGCCCAGGTCGATGGGTCCGCGCGGATAGGTGAACGACAGGCGCGCCATGGCGCCGCCCCCCACCGTGGGGTCCGGCGGCGGATACTTGGAGGCACCGGTCAGGTACGGAAGCTCCAGCGGATGCGCGTACACCACCGCGTCCCACGACTCAGCCAGTTCGCGGACAGCGCCGATGTGGTCAAAGTGCCCGTGCGTGAGGATGATGGCGCGCGGCCGGGCGCCCGCCCCGAACCGCTCCTCGGCGGCCTGGGCGATCTTGCCGGCGGAGCCGTACAGGCCCGTGTCGATGAGCACCCACCCGCGGTCACCCGCGCCGCTCGGCCCGCTGAACATCACGTTGACGATCTTGCACCGCAGATACGCCAGGTCCGGCGCCACCTCGCGGGCCAGGCCGGTGGAGGGGAACTCCTCGCGCTCCCTCTGTTTTCCCGACACCCGCTCCATCGTTTCCGCCATCATCCCTCCCGCGTAAGGCCCCCGCGCGAAGCTCATGCTCCGCATCCACTTGGGCGGCAGAGGCCTTGCAAGCCCCACGCCCGTGCGCCCGATTCGCACGGCGCGCGGCGGCGCGCTACATTGCGTACCAAGCGGGCGCCGGGGCGGCGTCCAGGGCGGGAAGTGCAAGGGGAGCAGACGTGGCGGACATCGCGATCGACCTCGGGACGGCGAACACGCTGATCGAGGTGAAGGGCGAAGGGCTGGTGGTGAACGAGCCGTCCGTGGTGGCGGTGGACCGCGAAACCCGCAAGGTGCGGGCGATCGGGCTGGAGGCCAAGCGCATGCTGGGCCGCACCCCCGAAGGCATTCTGGCCGTACGGCCCATGCGCGACGGCGTGATCGCCGACGTGGACATGGCGGACCTGATGCTGCGCCACTTTCTGGAGCGGGTGCTGCCGCGCGGCTTCTTTCGCGTAAAGCCCCGCGTGGTCATCGGCGTGCCGTCGGGGATCACGGAGATGGAAAAGCGCGCCGTCCGCGCCGCCGTCATGAGCGCCGGCGCGCGGTCCGTGTACCTGATCAGCGAACCCATGGCGGCCGCCATCGGCGTGGGGCTGCCGGTGACGTCGCCGCGCGGGTCCATGGTGGTGAACGTGGGCGGCGGAACCAGCGAGATCGGCGTGGTGGCGCTCAGCGGCATCGTGGCCGACGCGTCCATCCGCGTGGCGGGGTACGAGATGGACGAGGCCATCGTGGGCTACGTGCGCAAGAGCCGCAACCTGCTCATCGGCGAGGCCACGGCGGAGGGGGTGAAGATCCAGGTGGGCTCCGCCTATCCGCTGGAGGAGGAGCGGGAGATGGACGTCACCGGGCGCGACCTGGTGAACGGCATTCCCAAGACGGTGCGCGTGAACTCGATCGAGATCCGCGAGTGCATCGCCGAACCGGTTGCCGCCATCGTGAGCGCCGTCCGCCGCGCGCTGGAGGTGACGCCGCCGGAGCTGGCCTCCGACATCCTGGACGCGGGGATCGTGATGACGGGTGGCGGGGCGCAGCTTCGCGGGCTGGGCCGCCTGCTGGAGCGGGAGACCGGCCTGTCCATCCACCTGGACGAGCAGCCGCTGACCTGCGTGGTGCGGGGCGCGGCGCGCGTGCTGGAAGACTGGGACCTGTACCAGGGCGTTCTTTCGCACTGAGGCCGGCCGAACGCCCCCCGCGTACCCCCGCCCTCCTCCGCGTCCTCCGCGTGAAAGCGGTTGGTGTTCGGCGGGTGAGCGGAGGCCGCGGTCCGTTCCGATCGGCCCCGTCGTTTCCGCCGTGCCGGGGTGACTGAAGCCGCGGCAACAACGGCGCGAAGTCCGCCGTCCAGGAGCGAATGAATTCGCCGCTGGAAAAGCACGCAGTCCGCCTTCGCGGACTGTGGCGGCGGCTCTGGCGGGTGGCGCATGGAGAAGCGCGGCGGATGTTTTTCGCTCGCGCGACCTCAGCCGTTCTCCGCCGATCGCCCGCCGCGCCGTACGGCCGGCGGCAACCCTTTGCACCCGCCGCGCCGTCACAGTGCGCGTCCGGTGGTTTTTCGTACTTCCATCCATTCCGGCGAACGCTTACATTTCGGCGTTTTTCTCCAAGCCGGCCCTGTCCTGTTGACCTCACGTCCGAGTGGTTTCATGAGTCAAGCCGCCCAGACCGACCGGGTATCCTCGTCCCGGACGGAGCTTTCGGTGACCCCCGCCGAGTATCGCCCGCCGTACGTGTGGGCCGCCCTCGCCGCGGTGGCGCTGTTCGCCCTGTACGCGGCCACGCTGGCGCCCAGCACCGCCTTCTGGGACACCAGCGAGTACATTGCCACGGCGCACATGCTGGGAATTCCGCATCCGCCGGGAAACCCCACCTTCGTGCTGCTGGCCCGCGCGTGGGAGCTGCTGCTGTCGCCGCTGGGGCTGCCCGTGGCGGTGCGCATCAACCTGTTCTCGGCCGCCATGACGGCGGGCGCGTCGTTCTTCTGGTTCCTGCTGGTGCACCGCATTCTCGCCTTCATGACCCCGCACGAACTGGTGCGGCGGGTGGGCGCGGGCGCGGCGGTGCTGATCTCGGGGACGGCGTTCACGGTGTGGAACCAGAGCAACGTGAACGAAAAGGTGTACACGGTCACCCTGTTCACCATCGCCCTGATCTCGTGGGTCGCCTTCAAGTGGCGCGACCACGTGGAAAGCCACGCCACGCAGAAGGGCGGCCGCTGGCACGACGACAACGCCATCCTGTTCGTGCTGTACGTGCTGGCGCTGTCCATCGGCAACCACAAGATGGCGTTTCTGGCCGCGCCTGCGCTGCTGGTGTTTCTGCTGCTGGTAAAGGCGCGGTCGCTGGCCAACCTGCGGCTGTACCTTCTGGCGCCGCTGGTGGTGGCGCTGGGGCTTTCCATCCAGCTGTTTCTGCCCATCCGCTCCAACCTGGACCCGGTCCTGAACGAGGCCGCGCCCAAGTGCGAAAGCCTGGGGACCTCGATCCTCACGGTGCTTTCGGACGGCAACGCCGACGGCGACTGCGACGCCCTGGGCGCCTCGCTCCGCCGCGAGCAGTACCAGAAGCCGTCGGTCACCACGCGCATGGCGCCGTTCCCCCGGCAGGTCGCCAACTTCTACCAGTACTTCGACTGGCAGTGGGGGCGCTCCATCCAGGGTACCTCCGGCTACCTGCCTTCGGGGCGCGTGCCGCTGACGCTGCTGTTCGCCGGGCTGGGCATCTACGGCGCCATGGCCAACTTCCGGCGCGACCGCAAGAGCTTCTGGTACATGGCCACGCTGTACGCCACGCTGTCGTTCGGGCTTGTGTTCTACATGAACTTCAAGCACGGCTACATGCAGGGCATGGCCATCAACGAGCAGAGCACGGAAGTTCGCGAGCGCGACTACTTCTACCTGGTCACCTTTTCGGTGTGGGGGCTGTGGGCGGGAATCGGGCTTACGGCGCTGTGGCTTGACCTGGTGGACGCGCTGGGCCGCGGGCGCAACGCGGTGCTGACGGCCATGCCGGTGATGGCCATCGCCCTCATTCCGCTGTTCACCAACTACAAGTACGCCACCCGCGCCAACGACTACGCCGCGCGCGACTTCGCGTTCAACCTGCTGCAGTCGGTGGAGCCGTACGGCGTGCTGATCACCAACGGCGACAACGACACCTTCCCCCTGTGGTACATGCAGGAGGTGGAGGGCATCCGGCGCGACGTGACGGTGATCGTGATGTCGTACCTGAACACGCCGTGGTACGTAAAGCAGCTGCGCGACCTTACCCGGCCGTGCGCGCGGCCCGGGCAGGCCGACACCGATCCCACGCGCATCATCTGCCAGCGCGCGTTCGATCCGTCGCACGCGCCCCGGATGTACGGCACGCCGGCGGCGCCCAGGAACAGCATTCTGCCGCTGAGCGACCAGGAGATCGACATCGTGGCCTCGCAGCCGGGGCAGCTGGCGCAGGACAGCCTGTCGTACACGGCGCGGGGCGTGCGCTTCGTGGTGCCGGAGGGGCAGGAGGTGTATCCCGCGCACCAGTTCCTGATTCTGATGATGAACAGCGCGTGGGGCGACCGTCCGATCCACTTCGCGACGACCACCAACACGCACATGGAACTGGGGCTGATTCAGCAGACCGCCCGCACGGGAATGAGCTTCAAGCTGCTGACTCCGCAGGAGGCGCAGGCGCCGGGGCTTACGCCCATGCCGGCCAGCATGGACGTGATGCAGTTCACCGGCGGGTACATGGATCTGGCGCGCAACCGCACGCTGCTGGAGCGCGAACTGTCGTTCCGCGGCCTGGCCACGCGCCCGGTGTGGGCCGACGACGCCACGCGCAACATTCCCATGCAGTACACCTACACCTGGCTGGCGCTGGCCACCGCCGAGCGGGTGCGCGGGAACACGGCGCAGGCGGAAAAGGACGAGCTTCGCGCCGAGGAGTTCCAGAAGCTGGCGCGCGACCGCTGACCGTGGTTCACGCTGGATGAGAAGCGCCCCGCCGGCACGGTCCGGCGGGGCGCTTTCTGTTTTCCTCCCGGTTCAGCGCCGCGGACGAGCCCTGCCGAGGGTGGATGGGCGGCAGCCTGGAAGTGCGGATGAGAATCGTTCGCAAGTTGTTGCGGGTGGTGTACTTGGGCGGGGATGGAGGTGGCCCGCGCCTTGCTAAACCCTTCTCCCGAGCACGAGACCTCCAACTCAGCGGGAGAGAGTTTGATGCAGAATCC from Longimicrobium terrae carries:
- a CDS encoding MFS transporter; the protein is MITAFVDMVGLLMVIPLLPFFARDLGGGGLWVGVLVSAFSAAQLLSAPLWGRVSDRYGRRPALLVGLGAAAISYVVFAFAGSLWVLLVSRLVQGAGGGTVGVVQAYVADTTEPQDRARSLGWLSAATNVGVAIGPVMGSASLGFGRPAPGLMAAGLCAINMVFAWMFLTETHTGSARDGSGKKPARSRELVRNVLARPGEPAPRLIWIYAIGMGAFAGFSSILALFMAVRFGVTEKTIGYVFLWNGTISVIARALLLGRLVDRLGEARLARLGQMLLGAGLLLIPLTWRVAGGTEVDPPGGAWSIPLDVRWLVTGGALLLLAVSTWATRKVEMGDRVRLVGFLALLCAAAVMVVVWQHPAPLNAGLPDHFPLQYRFVVLALTITLVPLGTAFTFPCVTALLSRVIDARERGVTMGVQQSFGGAARVISPLWAGWAFDHLGTPYPFWTSAVLVLGTLFLTFGIDPASGREAPVTKSV
- a CDS encoding rod shape-determining protein MreB codes for the protein MADIAIDLGTANTLIEVKGEGLVVNEPSVVAVDRETRKVRAIGLEAKRMLGRTPEGILAVRPMRDGVIADVDMADLMLRHFLERVLPRGFFRVKPRVVIGVPSGITEMEKRAVRAAVMSAGARSVYLISEPMAAAIGVGLPVTSPRGSMVVNVGGGTSEIGVVALSGIVADASIRVAGYEMDEAIVGYVRKSRNLLIGEATAEGVKIQVGSAYPLEEEREMDVTGRDLVNGIPKTVRVNSIEIRECIAEPVAAIVSAVRRALEVTPPELASDILDAGIVMTGGGAQLRGLGRLLERETGLSIHLDEQPLTCVVRGAARVLEDWDLYQGVLSH
- a CDS encoding DUF2723 domain-containing protein, which translates into the protein MSQAAQTDRVSSSRTELSVTPAEYRPPYVWAALAAVALFALYAATLAPSTAFWDTSEYIATAHMLGIPHPPGNPTFVLLARAWELLLSPLGLPVAVRINLFSAAMTAGASFFWFLLVHRILAFMTPHELVRRVGAGAAVLISGTAFTVWNQSNVNEKVYTVTLFTIALISWVAFKWRDHVESHATQKGGRWHDDNAILFVLYVLALSIGNHKMAFLAAPALLVFLLLVKARSLANLRLYLLAPLVVALGLSIQLFLPIRSNLDPVLNEAAPKCESLGTSILTVLSDGNADGDCDALGASLRREQYQKPSVTTRMAPFPRQVANFYQYFDWQWGRSIQGTSGYLPSGRVPLTLLFAGLGIYGAMANFRRDRKSFWYMATLYATLSFGLVFYMNFKHGYMQGMAINEQSTEVRERDYFYLVTFSVWGLWAGIGLTALWLDLVDALGRGRNAVLTAMPVMAIALIPLFTNYKYATRANDYAARDFAFNLLQSVEPYGVLITNGDNDTFPLWYMQEVEGIRRDVTVIVMSYLNTPWYVKQLRDLTRPCARPGQADTDPTRIICQRAFDPSHAPRMYGTPAAPRNSILPLSDQEIDIVASQPGQLAQDSLSYTARGVRFVVPEGQEVYPAHQFLILMMNSAWGDRPIHFATTTNTHMELGLIQQTARTGMSFKLLTPQEAQAPGLTPMPASMDVMQFTGGYMDLARNRTLLERELSFRGLATRPVWADDATRNIPMQYTYTWLALATAERVRGNTAQAEKDELRAEEFQKLARDR